In the Desulfosporosinus acidiphilus SJ4 genome, TATTCGGGCAGAAGGTGGGGTTGCGCGAATGGCCGATCCTACGATTATTAAAAATATTATGGATGTTGTAACAATCCCAGTGATGGCTAAAGCAAGAATTGGGCATTTTGTTGAAGCACAAATTTTAGAATCATTGGGTGCTGATTATATCGATGAATCAGAAGTCTTAACTCCGGCGGACGATGCCTTTCATATTAATAAACATGATTTTAAAGTTCCCTTTGTTTGCGGCTGCCGTAATCTTGGTGAAGCATTACGCAGAATTGGTGAAGGAGCAGCCATGATCCGCACAAAAGGCGAGCCGGGAACCGGAAACGTTGTTGAAGCTGTACGTCATATGAGAACCGTTATGAGCGATATACGTGCTTTAACGGTTATGCCTAAGGAAGAATTAATGACCGCTGCTAAAAATATGGGTGCACCCTATGAATTAGTACTTTATGTTGCAGAACATGGAAAACTGCCCGTTGTTAACTTTGCAGCAGGTGGAATAGCTACCCCGGCAGATGCTGCTCTTATGATGCAGCTTGGGGTGGACGGTATTTTTGTTGGTTCAGGAATTTTTAAATCCGATAATCCTAAAGCGAGAGCCAAGGCAATTGTTTTGGCAACGACCCATTATAATGATCCCAAAATCTTGGCTGAAGTCTCTAAGGATCTTGGACAACCCATGACAGGTATTGAAATTTCAACTTTGACAGATGCTCAGCGTATGCAAGATCGGGGTTGGTAACTATGCAAAAACGCGTCGGCGTTTTAGCCTTGCAGGGGGCTTTTCGTGAGCACCGGCAGGTTTTGAATCAATTGGGCTGCGAAGCCGTTGAAGTACGTAAAAAAAACGACCTTGAAGGAATTCATGGTCTGATTATTCCCGGTGGCGAAAGCACAACGATCGGAAAACTATTACAAATTGATGAGTTGGGCGAAAGAATCAAGGAAATGGGTTCCAAAGATTTTCCGATCTTTGGAACTTGTGCCGGTATGATTTTACTCAGTAAAACTATTATAGACAGTGACCAGTATCGATTAAATTTAATGGATACAACAGTAGAACGCAATGCCTTTGGCAGACAAGTGGCTAGTTTTGAAACGGATCTTCAGGTGCCTGCTATGGGCTCTCATCCTCTGCGCGCTGTCTTTATTAGAGCACCTTATCTTCGGGAAGTTGCTCCAAATGTAGGTATTCTTGCTGAATTTGATGGGAAAATTGTCTTTGCCCGGCAAGGAAATCTATTAGCGAGTGCCTTTCATCCTGAGCTTACCCCGGATCATAGGGTCCATCAATACTTTTTGGGTATGATTGATGAATATTGGGTAAAGTAAAAGCGTTCTTGGTATGGGAGGGTTTAGTATGTTAGATCTGAAGTATGTACGCAGCAACCCTGATCTGGTAAAAGAAGCCTTGCAAAAGCGTAATTCTTCTATTAGTTTGGACCGGTTTTTAGAGCAAGAAGAAGAAAGACGCCGTCTGCTTTTTGAAATCGAGTCGTTAAAGGCTCGGCGTAATGCAGTTTCTGAAGAAGTTGGACGCCTTAAGAAAAATGGAGAAGACGCTGAAGCACTTGTTTTGGAAATGCGTGAAGTTGGTCAAACCGTTAAAAATTTAGAACAAAAATCTGCGGAAATCGTTGAAGAGATGGAAAAGGTTCTCTTTGAAATTCCGAACATCCCTCATACTTCTGTTCCGGTAGGTTTAGACGAGAGCGCGAACGTTGAAGTTCGAACTTGGGGAACCCCGCGTTCCTTTGATTTTGAACCAAAGGCGCACTATGAGCTTGGAGAGAAATTAGATATCTTTGATTTCGCGAGAGCCGGAAAAGTAACCGGAGCGCGTTTTACCTTTTATAAAGGTTTAGGCGCACGCTTAGAACGTTCTCTTATCTCTTTTATGCTGGATCGGCATACGGCTAAGGGCTATATGGAGGTTTTGCCCCCTTATATGGTAAATCGCAGCTCTATGTTCGGAACAGGCCAGCTTCCAAAGTTTGAGGAAGATGCCTTTAAAGTGATGGGAACCGATTATTTTTTAATTCCTACGGCAGAAGTGCCTGTTACAAATCTCTACAGAGACGAAATATTAGACGGCAATTGTCTGACGATGAAGCATTGTGCTTATAGCGCTTGTTTTCGTTCAGAAGCAGGTTCAGCAGGACGTGATACTCGAGGATTAATCCGCCAACATCAGTTTAATAAGGTTGAGCTTGTGAAATTTACTCTCCCGGAGAATTCTTATGAAGAATTAGAGTTACTAACGAAAGATGCAGAGAGTATTCTTCAGGAATTAGAACTTCCCTATCGGGTAATGGCATTATCAACTGGAGATCTTGGTTTTTCTTCTGCTAAAACCTATGATTTGGAAGTATGGCTGCCTAGCTTTAATACATACCGTGAAATTTCATCCTGCAGCAATTTTGAAGATTTCCAAGCGCGTCGTGCTAATATTCGATTCCGAAGAGGACTGAAGGAAAAGCCTGAATTTGTTCATACTCTTAATGGCAGTGGTTTGGCGATAGGACGTACCGTTGCAGCGATTATGGAAAATTGTCAGGATTCCCAGGGCAGAATTCATATTCCCAAAGCCTTACAGCCTTATATGGGCGTTGAATATATTGGCTAACGCCTAAATTTCCAATATATTTTTGTTGCCTTTCCCATATATTTATGCTAACCTATATGTTGTTCGTCTTACATGGAGGGGTGTCCGAGCGGTTTAAGGAGCCGGTCTTGAAAACCGGTGACTTCGTGAGGGGTCCGTGGGTTCGAATCCCACCCCCTCCGCCAGAGCGAAGATCGGTGTTCGAAGCTCGTTCTTCGACGTAAGTGAACGACAGTAGCAGAATTCGATTTAATTGTTTATTTTGCGCTCGTAGTTCAGCTGGATAGAGCGTCTGACTTCGAATCAGGATGTCGGGGGTTCGAATCCCTCCGAGCGCACCATTAGTGATAATTGCAGTGCGATACTCGAAACTCGAATATCGCATATTTAATCGCTGAATGATCAGTTGAAGACGTCACCGAATGAACTATCAACGGAATCTGTTAAAACTGAGGCCTCGTAGCTCAGTGGATAGAGCGGGGGTTTCCTAAACCCTGTCTTGCGGAGGTTCGACTCCTCCCGGGGTCACCATTTTGAGGTAATTATGCTCCATCAAGATTGGATGCGTTTAGCGCTTATACAAGCTCAAATGGCCTATGAACAAGGTGAAGTACCCATTGGTGCAGTAATTGTTCATAACGATACCGTTATTGCAGAAGCGCATAACGAAAAAGAACTTCGCAATGACCCAACTGCCCATGCTGAGATTTTAGCAATCCAACGTGCCGCTGAAACGATGGGAACTTGGAGATTGACGGATGCATCTCTGTATGTAACGTTGGAACCTTGCCCCATGTGTGCCGGTGCAATTCTTCAAGCTCGCTTAAAGAACCTGGTATATGGCACCATGGACTTGAAAGGCGGGGCAACAGGTTCTGTCTTAAATGTAATGGACTTTAAGTTATGGAATCATAAAGTTGAGGTAGTTGCCGGAGTTTTAGAAGATGAGTGTTCCGATATCTTAAAACACTTTTTTAAGCGACTGCGTAACAACTAATTCTTTTCAGAGTGCGAAAATGTTTAACTTCTAAGCATCAATGAAATTAAATGATTACTAATACATTGAGAATTCATGGCTGTTTAGAGTTATGCTTTATATGGAGGAGTATCGAAGTGGTCATAACGAGAGCGACTCGAAATCGTTTGACGGTGTAAGCCGTCCGTGGGTTCGAATCCCACCTCCTCCGCCATATTTATTTTTAAAAGATTAGAGCCTTCACTCGTGTGAATGGTTCTTTTGTTGTTCCTTAAGAGAATTTTTAAATTTTTTCTGTGTAAGCTGAGCATAGAAATTTTATGAGGATGAAAATTATAACCGTTAATTTTGAGTCTTCATTTTACTTTGCTATAATAAGAATGGAGGGTGATAACAATGAGTGAATATTTATTTGATCAACTTAAAGTTGTTCGTAATAACACTTTAAATGCTGTAAAAGGTCTCAGTGAAAATCAAGTAGATAAAATTCCGGCAGGATTCAATAACAATATCCGCTGGAACCTAGGTCACATTTACTTAGTACAGGAGAGATTTGCTTTTGGCTTTACAGAAATACCAATGCTGTTACCGGAAGGCTTTCTTGGATTATTCGGGAAAGATACAAAACCAAGTGATTGGACAATCCAGCCCCCTTCCCTCAATGAGCTTATTAAGTTGTTAGAAGATCAAACAGATCGTATCCAGGAAGCATTTAAGGAAAGATTAGACGAGGTTCTTGCCGCCCCCTGGACGATGCCTAGCGGATTAACGTTAAAGACAGTCCGCGAATTTCTGACGTTTTCTATGTATCACGAAGGTATGCACGTACAGGCTATAAAATTTCTGCATAGATTTGGATCCTAACTAATGATTATTTAGAAAATGATCAAAAGGGCTTCGCTTAATGAAGTCCTTTTTTATATTTTCAGACCTCTATCCTTTTAAGGCGACCCCGCGAGTAATGCTGTTAGCGAGTAATAGACTTTCGTGCCGAAGTGAAATTATACTAATGCATAGAAAAATTTTATTAGGAAAATGGAGCTTGAGAAAAAAATAAAAATAAATATTTGTTTAAAATTTCACATTCTGGGGTAAATTATAAGTGAAAACTTCAATAAAATTTATTTGCCCAAGAAAGAGGGTTTTAAACAGATATGGATTGGGTTATTAAAAGTTTAAGATTAGGATTTGATATACCATTTAAGGATAGATTGACAAAAGTACTGAAAGTAATTATTAGCATTGCAATATTAGTTTCCGTGCTTGGAATTATGTTCTTTAGTCTTAGTATCAATAAGATATGGACAAAAAATCAAACAATCTATGAGAATAAAAGTGATTCTGAGAAAATAGTTTATAATGAAGGAAAATTGGCTCAAAACCCACAACAACTAATACGATTTCATGTTCTCGCAAATTCGGACAGTGACCAAGACCAAGCACTGAAACGGGCTGTAAGAGATGCCATATTAAAAGAAGTGTCCCCAAAATTAGCAGTTTCTAAATCATTAAAAGAATCGCGCCAAATTATTGAGAGGGTTCGTCCTGAAATGGAGAGAATTGGTCGTTCGGTTGTCAAAGCTTGGGGTAAAGATTATTCAGTACATACGGAATACGGACATTTTAGTTTTCCTACAAAATCTTATGGTACCTTAATATTACCGGCAGGTGATTATGAGGCCTTGAGGATCGTAATAGGAAAGGGTAAGGGCTCTAACTGGTGGTGCGTACTTTTTCCGCCTCTTTGCTTTATTGACATTGAGCATTCAACTGCTGTTCAGGTCGATGGAAAACCTGGGATACCTATAAGTAATGATACATCTCCATATTCGGATAAACAAAAAAACGAAAAAAATGTGAATGTACAAGGTAATAGATCCAATAACTCAGAAATGACTATAAAAAATAGTTCGGTCCACAATTCACTTAAAATTGATTTTTATTTTTGGGAGTTAGTAAAAAAACTATGGAGTTAAAGAGCTCTTTCAGCGGGCTCTTTGCTCGTATTTCGGCTTTTCTGGCACTGGCAAACGTGGTCATGTTTATCGGGTATATAATTATTACAGATATTTACAAAACTTAACCCTTGACTCGCTTGTCTAGATAAGATATAATTCTTTTTGTTCACTAAATTTGTTGCAAATTAAATAGTTTGTAGAAATTTGAGAGCACGGAGAGGTGGCTGAGTGGTCGAAGGCGCCCGCCTGGAAAGCGGGTACACTGGGCGACTGGTGTCGAGGGTTCAAATCCCTCTCTCTCCGCCAGATTTGACTTCAGCCAAAGCATTCGACTTGGGCTTTTTATTTTGTTATAATTGTTTTAGCCGTACTAGACGGGGAGGTAGCGGGTCCTTGTAACTTGCAGTCCGCTTTAGCAAGGTGGAACTCCTGCGAAAGGTCCTCACCTGTGAAGCTGTCTTTGGTAGATGGTAATGAGATTTTGGTCTTACGCAACAGAACACTCCGAACCGTGTCAGGTCTTGACGGAAGCAGCACTAAGGAGAGCGTTTTGTGTGCCGTAAGGTTGCCTGAATTGAGCTGTTCTACCAGGGTAACGTTCGGAGGTGGTGGTTCGATCAAAGGTGTACGGCTATTATTAAGATAAAGGTGGTCGTGTACCATCTTTTTTGTAATAGTCGGAAACTATAACCTCGGTTAATTGTTTTCGGAAGCTCAAGCGCAACTAAAGGCTTCTGCCTCACGAGCTCGGCATAAGCCGAGCTTTGTTTATACTATCATAAAGTATAACTTTTGGTTAAATACTGCAAGAAGAGCTAATTCGTGCGAAGACAATGTCTTCGAGCGCCAGCTAAGTTTTCTTTATACTATTTGGCTCAGCGCAATTTCCTTTAATTGTATTATAACGCTCGAATTATTGAGGGTGAAGTTATGGCTTATTTGGCTCTCTACCGTGAATGGAGACCTAAAACATTTCAAAATATAGTAGGACAAGAACATATTACGCGGACATTGATGAATGCACTTAAGCAAAACAAAATTGCTCATGCCTACTTATTTAGCGGGCCTAGAGGAACCGGCAAGACGACTGCAGCGAAAATTTTAGCTAAGGCCTTAAATT is a window encoding:
- the spoIIR gene encoding stage II sporulation protein R, which translates into the protein MDWVIKSLRLGFDIPFKDRLTKVLKVIISIAILVSVLGIMFFSLSINKIWTKNQTIYENKSDSEKIVYNEGKLAQNPQQLIRFHVLANSDSDQDQALKRAVRDAILKEVSPKLAVSKSLKESRQIIERVRPEMERIGRSVVKAWGKDYSVHTEYGHFSFPTKSYGTLILPAGDYEALRIVIGKGKGSNWWCVLFPPLCFIDIEHSTAVQVDGKPGIPISNDTSPYSDKQKNEKNVNVQGNRSNNSEMTIKNSSVHNSLKIDFYFWELVKKLWS
- the serS gene encoding serine--tRNA ligase, which codes for MLDLKYVRSNPDLVKEALQKRNSSISLDRFLEQEEERRRLLFEIESLKARRNAVSEEVGRLKKNGEDAEALVLEMREVGQTVKNLEQKSAEIVEEMEKVLFEIPNIPHTSVPVGLDESANVEVRTWGTPRSFDFEPKAHYELGEKLDIFDFARAGKVTGARFTFYKGLGARLERSLISFMLDRHTAKGYMEVLPPYMVNRSSMFGTGQLPKFEEDAFKVMGTDYFLIPTAEVPVTNLYRDEILDGNCLTMKHCAYSACFRSEAGSAGRDTRGLIRQHQFNKVELVKFTLPENSYEELELLTKDAESILQELELPYRVMALSTGDLGFSSAKTYDLEVWLPSFNTYREISSCSNFEDFQARRANIRFRRGLKEKPEFVHTLNGSGLAIGRTVAAIMENCQDSQGRIHIPKALQPYMGVEYIG
- a CDS encoding DinB family protein, which encodes MSEYLFDQLKVVRNNTLNAVKGLSENQVDKIPAGFNNNIRWNLGHIYLVQERFAFGFTEIPMLLPEGFLGLFGKDTKPSDWTIQPPSLNELIKLLEDQTDRIQEAFKERLDEVLAAPWTMPSGLTLKTVREFLTFSMYHEGMHVQAIKFLHRFGS
- the tadA gene encoding tRNA adenosine(34) deaminase TadA, whose amino-acid sequence is MLHQDWMRLALIQAQMAYEQGEVPIGAVIVHNDTVIAEAHNEKELRNDPTAHAEILAIQRAAETMGTWRLTDASLYVTLEPCPMCAGAILQARLKNLVYGTMDLKGGATGSVLNVMDFKLWNHKVEVVAGVLEDECSDILKHFFKRLRNN
- the pdxS gene encoding pyridoxal 5'-phosphate synthase lyase subunit PdxS, which produces MAEFGSLKVKTGLAEMLKGGVIMDVTTPEQAKIAEEAGACAVMALERVPSDIRAEGGVARMADPTIIKNIMDVVTIPVMAKARIGHFVEAQILESLGADYIDESEVLTPADDAFHINKHDFKVPFVCGCRNLGEALRRIGEGAAMIRTKGEPGTGNVVEAVRHMRTVMSDIRALTVMPKEELMTAAKNMGAPYELVLYVAEHGKLPVVNFAAGGIATPADAALMMQLGVDGIFVGSGIFKSDNPKARAKAIVLATTHYNDPKILAEVSKDLGQPMTGIEISTLTDAQRMQDRGW
- the pdxT gene encoding pyridoxal 5'-phosphate synthase glutaminase subunit PdxT; translated protein: MQKRVGVLALQGAFREHRQVLNQLGCEAVEVRKKNDLEGIHGLIIPGGESTTIGKLLQIDELGERIKEMGSKDFPIFGTCAGMILLSKTIIDSDQYRLNLMDTTVERNAFGRQVASFETDLQVPAMGSHPLRAVFIRAPYLREVAPNVGILAEFDGKIVFARQGNLLASAFHPELTPDHRVHQYFLGMIDEYWVK